The Lolium rigidum isolate FL_2022 chromosome 1, APGP_CSIRO_Lrig_0.1, whole genome shotgun sequence region CTTCATGTTCTTCATTTGCTCTCGTTGGGAAAGTGCTTGGATATGGCAAGCTCATCGATGAGGTTAACCTTCTACCTCACAAGGCTAAGGATCTCAAGGTCAAGACTCACAacaatcctcctcgtcttcccaatgatgaggattctgccgaagaagaagactgcGATTTTGAGCTCGCACCTCATACTGACAATGGCTGGTTTGCTCGCATAGAGGCCAAGTTGGCCAAGATGTTCTGCCTCAAGTCTGACATCAACAGGCGTCAGTATCAGGCTCATAGGGAGCGGAAAATGGACAGGAGGAACACAAAGCTCATCATGCGCAAGTTGGATATTCCTGTTGAAAGTGGATCTGAGGAGGTCATCACTCCCGAAGAAGAATGGCTCTCCAAGCATGGCAATGTGAGCCGAGTTCGAACAGCTTGGTCTTCCCGGTCCCTCTCGCCGTCGGCGCCCTCCTAGTGATGATGTTGAGCCCGCCGAgtctgaagaagatgaagagtcgGAGGACGATGAAGAGACGGAGAGTGAGTGAGCTCTCATGGGACGTTGTAGCatcgcttcttttctcctttttggtgtctttgatgccaaaggggagaagaaGGTCTAGTAGGACTTGCACGGGATTTGCTAGGGAGGTTTGAGGGCACAAGCATTTGCTTTTTATCATTCCGTTAAAGCTTGTGTCCTCCTTTTATCTTCTATATTATGTTGAACCTTATCTTATGTCTTATGTGTCCTATGTGTGGTGAACTATGTGTGGTGAACTATTGCTATGTTTGTCGGTATTCTATATGGTTGAGAGTATTGTCATGGATTGGTATGATCATCTTATATCTCATATTGTCTATGGATCTACCTCAAAATTGATACTTGATGTGATTATGGGATTCTTGTTCATGATATTGAGGCTATTGTCTTGAAATGTTAAGGATGTCAATATGAAAAGGTATGATCTTAACTTGTCATCTTCTATCTTTTCCCATACATTTTATGCTTTATGTCTTATGAGCATTGTGCTTTCTATCTTGGTAGTTGAAGTTGCTCTATACCTAATGTGTGCATATATATATTCTTGCACTAAATTTCTcgcatgcacacatctaggggagtTTCTCTCTGCTGCCAAACATATAGATATTCTTGCTCTATTCTTTGCAAAATcccggtattgtcatcaaacaccaaaaaggggagattgaaagaacatttcatgatctccgagttttgtgtgtttgttaacaacaccggtgacaatttaaacgtgtgctaagtggtttacGGTTAGGGAAAAGATACCacggaaaatctcgacccactcaaaaaggaagaaaagaaaagaaggatgAAGGCTGTCTCTCGgccgtggccggcactgccggcaactCCGGGCCGGCAGCTGCCGGTGTGCAcacccggcactgccggcatctttggcccggcactgccggcctgtatGTCGATCAGCTGCATCGGAAAAGTGGCCGGCACTGCtcggcgtctcaaggccggcactgctgcggagtggccggctgctgccggcgtccctaggccggcactgccggcgtttcttctctccaacgggcagaaaagtaggtggggtatttataccccccttcacttaccttggaaggttgctcaaaccctaagaacttcatcctccattgctgagccaccaagaacaccaaaatcgccagatctcctccctcaaccaaccaaatcacttgtgctttggagaatcgaaggagaagaccccgatctacatcctcaccgaagcgttcttcatttccccctcttatgcttgagggcccccttgctagtgttcctctttggatccctagttgttgttgttgatgtatgcttgttgatttgttgtgttgttacagatttgggagcctccaatttggttgtggatgtgtgccccaagaactttgtaaaggcccggtttccgcctcgaggaaatcccttagtggaagtgggctaggcctttgtggcgttgctcacgggagatccgagtgaagccttcgtgggctgttggtttggcttgcgtagcaaccacactcctccaaacgtagacgtaccttcttgcaaaggaagggaactacgggaatcatctccgtgtcatcgcgtgctacactctcggttacctctatcccactctatctactattgcgttgctataccttgcttagttgatatccttgtcatataggtaaattcacatagttgcatatctagagaatttacctttcgtgtcaagcctaaattgaaaaagaactaaaaattggttagcacctattcacccccccccctctaggtgcggcatacgatcctttcacacgACTGAAGAGAAAAGAAGTTCAatcaaaaaattgaaaagaaagaaaacttGGCTTGATAAGTTGTGTAAGGGCAAGCGGAAGGCAACTAAACCATCCTGTTTCAACCATAAAAGGAGCAAAGGTATGTTCTAATATTGACATGAATAAAAAATGTCGTCATCTAttaataaactaactaattaaacTTTTATTGgcaccaacaaaagaaaaaagatgatgtACAACCTGAAGTAGAATTGAAGGATGATGGCCAGAAGAAGGAATCCAATGTGAAGCGTGAAAACTACAATGTCATCGAGAGTTTTACCCAACTCTTCACAGCTCCTGCTACTTGTGTTGATGATAGTATTTATGGTGAAAATCTGTACAAGTGTCTAGATGTTGGTTACACGGTACTTCCGGAGCTAACTATAGTCTTTTGGGTATATAATTTGGGGGTTAACTACAGTCTTTTGAGGTCAAACACAACCAGGGAGCCCTAAATGTATTTTGGGGAGCTAACAATTGTTGTTTCATCAGTAGTACTTGTTGCCACCGAATTTAAATGATATGGTACAACCAAATTAAGTGTTTGTGATGTGAACTCTACAATGCTTTCTTGGTTTTACTAGTAGATGGATTTTCCATTGTTATAGTTGCATGATGCTAACTGTTGGTCAGAATTTGAACTTTccagaaaatttcaaaaaaaatccagtAAATCAAGCCTATTGAGTTATGTGTTCTGGGAAAATTTCAATGAATTTTGACATACAGTTTGTGAACCAAGAGCATTTCAAGTTCTGTCCTAAAATTTAAACTCAAAATTTGGActtccaagattttttttttaaatccagTAAATCACATCTATTGAGTTATGTATTCTGGGAAAATTTCAATGAATTTTGACATATACGGTTTGTGAACCGAGAGCATTTCAAGTTCTATCCTAAATTTTGAACTCAAAATTCGAATTTCCCAGAAAATGTTGAAAACATTCCAGTGAATCACATCTATCAAGTTATGTATTCTGAGAAATTTTTGTTGTGTTTCGACATATGGTTTGTGAATAAACGTAATCTGAAGTTTCAGACAGAAAAGTACTCGTAATTGAAAATGGCTATTTGTAGTCATTTAGCCTTTGGTCTCTTCAGGTCGTTGGATCTGCAATGGGTGGCTGAGATTGGGACTAAGTCTCCCATTGAATTATGACTAGCACGTCAAGCTGAGTCCCCTTTAAAGGGCCGCCGCATTTAACTCTTGTTTAACCCTTGTTGGGGCAAGGTTAAGGACTTGCATTATCCAAAAAGGACGCTactataaaaaaaattaaaaagacaATGTCGTGGCAACAAATACTTCATTGGCTGCAGTAAGATGTTCCTGCAACTTGTTGACCTTTTTCTTTGTACAGTACTATAATGCAAGGCACATGGGTAAGAATTCATTTTTTTCAGCATAGGAGATCAAGTGGTAAGAATTCATTTTCTTCAGCATACTAGATTCATGAACATTCATGGCATTCCTGttgaaatcaaaaaaaaaatggcaTTCCTGTTCTGCAGGGAGTAAAAAGCATCTGAAATGCAAGAGCATAGCAAGGATAGTCCTGGTCAGAGTTTGTTGGAAAGCAGAACCACTTTTCGGAAACCCTTTTCCTGAGCATGCAGAGCTCATGCTAGAGAATATCAGAATTCAGCAGAGCCGGAACTTGGTGTTGATCTGGTCTATAAAAGGGCAGCCATAGCCCATAGCTCTAAAAAAAATTCAATCCAAAACATCTGCGTTAGCTCTGGAAGTAAGAGTTTGTAGGAAGTTAAACTCTTCTATGTCTGGGACATTTATTCAGGAGTTTAAATTCCTCCAACCTCTTATCTTCACAGCTATGTGTTAGCTAGCCTAGCGTCACAGAGAAATTTGCCAGATGAATTAGGGTGTTGGATGGGACGAAATCTTACTGTAGAGCGAGACAAGAATTCTTTTAGTTCAATATCTGATATTCATGTGTCAGGCAAGACACCACCGAATGTTGCAAGTAGTGAGAGTTGGGTAACACCTGAGAAGAGTCTTTGGAAGCTGAATGTGAGATTTGGATGGAACCAAATCTTTAGCTAGCAATGGCGCAAGATTTGGTTTCCTCCAATATCTCATCTTCAGCTGTCCCTGATGTTCGCACCTACACTACACCATCCTTCCCAGTCAACAAATAAGTGAACCTGCATTTCTTTGGTCTTTGGCCATATTTTACTAACATGTTCTGTTCAATTTGATAAACTAAACCCTGTCCTGTGCTACCTATCGACATACTTCTGGTTCTGTAGCACTATTTTTCAAACCAGCTCGACGGTTTCTATGGGACATGGTTGACCAGTAGACTTGAACAGATACCACATCCTACAAAACAGAGGGAGTGTCGGCACTTCTCCATGAAGCCTATACACCATATATCTGCACCTGAAAGCCGTCTGCTGGCACTTGAATATAATCGAGCTGTACAGTCGCCTCGACACATTTACTGACAACACAAGACTGAAGTATAACCCTACCATTCATGCTGTCAACATGGTTCATGTATACATAACTTGTTTTTCCTGGTTTCGGATACTCTTGAATTTGTACTCCACTTTGTTTGATCAAGGGACTAAAGCTAGCCCCTACTTCAAAGGCTAACAGTCAAATGTGGTCCTCAAAAGAATCACCGTACTAAACTCTTGTTTTACCGTTGTTGGGGCAAGGTTAAGGACTCGCATTATGACCCTGAAAACATGCAGCCAAAACCAACTGATGATCTGTTTCTGTTTTAGTATATCCAAGTAAGAACTCACAACTGCCGAGCAAGTTCATGGGCAACATTGGGATACTAATCATTATTAATGATAGTTTCATTCGAAATTGCTTGTGCAATATATTTGAACATCCAGggcacatatatttgacatacatTGTTCCCTTAAAAGCAATGTCTTTCTTGGCACATCATCATGCCTTCTTGTTCTTGGCCAGCGACACGACCAGCTGTGCCCGCGGGTATctcgccagctcctcctccaagCTTCCCTCCACGCTCCAGCGTCTCTCGGCGGTCCTCACAAATTCATCCATCACTTCTCCAAAGTGCTGCACAACTATGGGCTCAAACGCGGCTCTCAGTTGGTTGGCGACCCAGCTTGCAGTGGTGTTAGGATTGTTCAGACTGCTTGAACGGTCGTGCACCCGCATGTCACTGATCGAAAAGGAGCCCTCTTCTTGGATGATCTCCCTCAGCTCTTTGTCGGAAGGTCCATACAGAGGCACGTAGAAAGAATTAAACTTTGCTCTGTCGATCACGCCCTGTCAATCATGGCTTAACACATCATGACTTCAAATAAGTGTGTTCATTtaaaaacaatagattgatatgctAAACTGGAAAGGTACCTCTGAGGCCATGACACATAGAATCTTAGCAAACATTTCCCACAAGTGAAGGAACTGGGAAGTGCGATCATCAGAACTCTTCCCTACCAGAGAAACAACCATCCGGCCTCCTTGGACTAATTCCTTGGCTCTCAGCTCTAGGAAAAGTGTGAAATCTTTCCTGAACTGACGGGCATAAGCCTCACTGACCATGTGGAGTCTTTCATGCCTAGCATGCTCATCAACATCGTACGCAGGGACCAAGTTCCTCGTT contains the following coding sequences:
- the LOC124655239 gene encoding inactive anthranilate O-methyltransferase 1-like, with amino-acid sequence MASKQMVFMNHGEGETSYARNSSAQGGLQKRMKPLIEAAITDLCTLYPKKMVIADLGCSSGPNAIALVSFAVEAINNHCVQLEQPPPEVCVLLNDLPGNDFNAVVKGLVTLSESSKPGLVTVGIIPGSFYERLFTSGSVHLFCSSNCQNWLSEAPEDLTRNLVPAYDVDEHARHERLHMVSEAYARQFRKDFTLFLELRAKELVQGGRMVVSLVGKSSDDRTSQFLHLWEMFAKILCVMASEGVIDRAKFNSFYVPLYGPSDKELREIIQEEGSFSISDMRVHDRSSSLNNPNTTASWVANQLRAAFEPIVVQHFGEVMDEFVRTAERRWSVEGSLEEELARYPRAQLVVSLAKNKKA